GGCAAGATCGAGGCGACGATCTCGAACGCGCGCGCCGTGCTCGAACTCGATCAGCCGCTCGAGGAGCTGATGTGGGGCTTCGCGCCCGAGCCGCGCAGCGGCCATCGACCGCGCGAGTGGGGCGAGATCCCGGCGGTCACGCCGGAGTCGACGGCCCTGAGCAAAGAACTGCGGCGGCGGGGGTTCCGCTTCGTCGGTCCGACGACGATGTACGCCCTGATGCAGGCGACCGGGATGGTCGACGACCACTTCGAGGGCTGCTTCCGGGCGGCCTGAGCGCGCGCAGAAAGCGACCGAGAGAGTCGGGCCGACGGCGGAAAGGGCTCCCGACGACGGTTTCTCGCTGGTGAGGGTGCTACCGCTCGTGCCCGACCGCAGGCGGATTCATGGTGCCTCACACTCCGGCGTGGGAAACGACACATGGGGATTATGCGCCGGCCACCGCACGTCGGCCCGACTAGGTGAGGAGCGGAGTACACCAGGTGCACGCCACGCCTCGGATCAGTGATCCTCTCTCTTGGTTGTGAGCTTATCTCACTTTCAACTCCCGCACCACTGTGACTTCGCTGTGGGCCGCGCAGAATGCGGGGTCAGACGCGGAGAGCCGCCATCAGCCGTCCTGGCTCGCCCCGGACCTCCGGAACGACCAGTTCGAGATCGCGTGATCCGTCGCCGGTGAGCCGCAGTTCGTAGCCCTCTGCGGCGGCCCACGCGAGCAGGTCGGCCGTGGACTCGAAGGCAGCGCCCGCCTCTACGAGGGCGCGCGCGAGCAAACCCTTGGCCTGCTTGTTGAAGTGATTGAGCGCCCGGACATGGCCGGTCTCGTCGCGCGCGAGGACTCGGACGTAGTGGGCGCCCTCCCGATCCGGCAGCGGCGCCAGCGCCGCGTATCCCGCCGACCGCAGGTCCAGCAGGAGGCCGTCCTGCTCGGCCAATGCCGCCGCGCCGGCCGTGGCCCAGCGCTTCTTGAGCGATGCAGCGCCGTGGTGCAGGGAGAGGCGGGAGTCGAAGGACAGCCGGTACGCCGGGATCGGATCGGCGGCTCCCACGAGCCCGAGAAGGGCGGACTGCACCGCGACCGCGTCCGCAGCGACCGCCCATTCGCGCTCGGACAGCGACCCCGCGTCGAGCGCGTCGTACAGTACCCCGGTGTAGCGCTCGAGCGCGCGCATCGTCGGCGCCGTGCGAAGGGTCCGGTTCCGCTCCACCTCGCCCGCCTGCTTCGGCCCGAGCTTGAGCGCCTTCACCGCCGACTCGTGGTCCGCGGCGAGCTCGACGAGCGCCGACACGACGTCCGTGCGGACGGCGGTGAGCGAGGGGAACCGCAGGTGCTCGAGGGCAAGCGGGGACCCCGCTCCCCCGTCCCTCTTGGTCTCGGAGGGCGGGAGGAGGATGAGCACCCTAGTCCTCCACGAAACCGACGGCGGCGTCCACGTTGCCGCCCAGCGGGGCGGCCGTGTCCAGCGTGACCCGGGGAAGCGAGCCGCAGACGCCCCGCCACTCGTCGTACTCGTCGACGCTCTGCTCGACGGCGTACGCCGCCACGATGCCCGTGCGCTTGGCCAGGCGGTCCTCATGCAGCGCAGGATCGGAGCACACCGTCTCGACGATCCGCAGTTTCACGTCGCACCGCTCCGCCAGGTCGCGCCACTGCAGGCGTGCCGGCTCGACGGCGTTGACCGCATCCACCACGACCGAGTGGCCGGAGAGCAGCACCTGCTCGGCCATCGTCTCGGCCACCAGGTAGGCCGCGAGCCCGGTCGGCTGGTCGGAATCGATCCCCGCGTGGAGGATCGCCGCCTCGATCGGGTCCACCGAGATCACCGTCGCGCCGATTCGGCCCGCGAGGATCTCCGCGATGGTGGACTTGCCGGAACCAGGAAGCCCCGCCATCGCCACCAGCATCGGCACGCGGACGTCTCCGAACTGGCGCTCCAGCGGGGCTCCCTGCTGCCCGGACATGTCAGACCAGCTCGGCCTGACGGGCCACGACAGTGACGGTGTTGTTCTCGACGGAGAGGAAGCCGTCATCGGCGCTGGCCGTGATCGACTCTCCCCCGTTCAGGGTCACGCGGACCTCGCCCTCGGCGAGGATGGCCAGCAGCGGCTCGTGGCCGGGCAGGATACCGATCTGCCCTTCCACGGTGCGCGCGACCACCATGCTCGCTTCGCCCGACCACACCTCGTGGTCGGCGGCGACGACGCTGACGTTCAGAACAGCCATGGTCAGCCGTTCTCCTTCTGGATCTGCGCCCACTTCTCTTCGACGTCGGAGATCGCACCGACGTTGAAGAAGGCCTGCTCGGCCACGTGGTCGAACTCGCCCTTGGCGATGGCGTCGAAGGACTCGATGGTCTCCTTCAGCGGCACCGTCGAACCCTCGACACCGGTGAACTTCTTGGCCATGTAGGTGTTCTGCGAGAGGAACTGCTGGATCCGGCGCGCACGCGACACCGTGATCTTGTCCTCCTCCGACAGCTCGTCCACACCGAGGATCGCGATGATCTCCTGCAGTTCCTTGTTCTTCTGCAGGATCTGCTTGACCGTGGTCGCCACGCGGTAGTGGTCCTCGCCCAAGTAGCGGGGGTCGAGGATGCGCGAGGTCGAGGTCAGCGGGTCGACGGCCGGGTACAGACCCTTCGACGCGATCTCACGGGAGAGCTCGGTCGTGGCGTCGAGGTGCGCGAACGTGGTCGCAGGCGCCGGGTCGGTGTAGTCGTCGGCCGGCACGTAGATCGCCTGCAGCGAGGTGATCGAGTGACCGCGGGTCGAGGTGATGCGCTCCTGGAGGAGACCCATCTCGTCGGCGAGGTTCGGCTGGTAGCCCACCGCGGAGGGCATGCGGCCCAGCAGCGTGGAGACCTCGGAGCCGGCCTGCGTGAAGCGGAAGATGTTGTCGATGAAGAGCAGCACATCCTGCTTCTGCACGTCGCGGAAGTACTCCGCCATGGTCAGGGCCGAGAGGGCGACGCGCAGACGCGTTCCCGGCGGCTCGTCCATCTGGCCGAAGACGAGGGCGGTCTTGTCGAAGACGCCCGCCTCCTCCATCTCGTGGATGAGGTCGTTGCCCTCGCGGGTGCGCTCGCCGACACCGGCGAACACCGACACACCACCGTGGTCCTGCGCGACGCGCTGGATCATCTCCTGGATGAGGACGGTCTTGCCGACGCCCGCGCCACCGAAGAGGCCGATCTTGCCACCCTGCACGTACGGGGTGAGCAGGTCGATGACCTTGATGCCGGTCTCGAACAGCTGGGTCTTCGACTCCAGCTGGTCGAACGCCGGCGGCTGACGGTGGATCGGCCAGCGCTCGCTGATCTCGACCTTCTCGCCGGGCTCGAGGTTCAGGATGTCGCCGGTGACGTTGAACACCTTGCCCTTGGTCACGTCGCCCACGGGGACGCTGATCGGGGCGCCGGTGTCGCGGACCTCGCCGCCACGGACCAGGCCGTCGGTCGGCTTCAGCGCGATCGCGCGGACCAGGTCGTCACCGAGGTGCTGAGCGACCTCGAGCGTGATCTCGGTCGACTCCTCACCGATCGTGATCGTGGTCTTCAGGGCGTTGTAGATGCCCGGGATCGCGTCGTGCGGGAACTCGATGTCCACGACCGGGCCGGTGACGCGCGCAATGCGCCCGACGCCCGGCTGCGCGGTCGAAGCCTGGGCTTCGGCGGTAGCGGTAGTCATGATTTCTATCTCTCTCGTAGGACGATTACTTTGCCGAGCTCAGCGCGTCCGCGCCGCCGACGATCTCGGAGATCTGCTGGGTGATCTCCGCCTGACGGGCGTTGTTCGCGAGACGCGTGTAGTCGGTGATGAGCTTGTCGGCGTTGTCGCTCGCTGCCTTCATCGCCTTCTGCGTCGCCGCGTGCTTGGAGGCGGCGGACTGCAGCATCGCGTTGAAGATGCGGCTCTCGATATAGACGGGGAGCAGCGCGTCGAGCACCGTCCCCACGTCGGGCTCGAACTCGTAGAGCGGCAGGACCTGCGTGCGATCCGGCTCCTCCACGCCTTCGACGACCTCCAGGGGAAGCAGGCGGACGACCTGCGGCTCCTGGGTCAGCATGCTGACGAAGCGGTTGTAGATGATGTGGATCTCGTCCACGCCGCCGTCGGACGCGTCGCGCAGGAAGGACTCGAGGATCGCGTCCGCGACCTCCTTGGCCTGCTCGAACTCGGGGCTGTCCGTGTTGCCGGTCCAGACGCGCTCGAACCCGCGGCGCCGGAAGCTGAAGTAGCCCTGCGCCTTGCGGCCGACGAGGAAGTACACGACCTCCTTGCCCTGGCTGCGCAGCAGCTCGGCGAGCTTCTCGGACTCCTTGAGCACGTTCGAGTTGAACGCACCGGCGAGACCGCGGTCGGAGGAGAAGATGACGATCGCGGCGCGCTCGATCTTCTCCGGCTCCGTGGTCAGGACGTGCTCGACGTTCGAGTAGGTCGCCACCGCCGACACCGCGCGCGTGATCGCGCGGGCGTACGGCGAACTGGCGGCCACCCGCGCCTGCGCCTTCTGGATGCGGGAGGCGGAGATCAGCTCCATCGCACGGGTGATCTTCTTGGTCGTCTGGGCAGATCTGATCTTCTGCCGGTAGACCCGAAGCTGTGCTCCCATGTCTCTCCTCTGTACCTAAATCTTTCTCGGCCTAGTCGCTCGTCGGCTCAGCGCTCAGCGCCGGGCCTTGACGATGCGCTCCTGGTCGACCTGGTCCTCGTCGATGGCCTGGAACTCCTCGCGGCCGACCGAGGCGAGCGGCTTGCCCTCGCCGGTCTGGAACTCGAGCTTGAACGCATCCACCTCGGAGTCGAGCTTCGAGACGGTGTCGTCGTCGAGGACGTTGGTCTCGCGAAGCGTCGTCAGGATGTCGGAGTTCCGGCGCAAGTGGTCCAGCAGCTCCGACTCGAAGCGCAGGACGTCCTCGACGGCGACCTCATCGAGCTTGCCGTTGGTGCCGGCCCAGATCGAGACGACCTGCTCCTCCACCGGGTACGGCGAGTACTGCGGCTGCTTGAGCAGTTCGGTCAGGCGGGCGCCACGGGCCAGCTGACGACGGCTCGCCGCGTCGAGGTCGGACGCGAACATCGCGAACGCCTCGAGCGAGCGGTACTGCGCCAGCTCGAGCTTCAGCGTGCCGGAGACCTTCTTGATCGACTTCACCTGCGCGTCGCCGCCGACTCGGGAGACCGAGATGCCGACGTCGACCGCGGGACGCTGGTTGGCGTTGAAGAGGTCGGACTGGAGGAAGATCTGGCCGTCGGTGATCGAGATCACGTTGGTCGGGATGTACGCGGAGACGTCGTTCGCCTTCGTCTCGATGATCGGGAGACCGGTCATCGAGCCGGCGCCCAGCTCGTCGGAGAGCTTGGCGCAACGCTCCAGCAGACGGGAGTGCAGGTAGAAGACGTCACCCGGGTAGGCCTCGCGTCCCGGCGGACGACGGAGCAGCAGCGACACGGCGCGGTAGGCCTCGGCCTGCTTCGACAGGTCGTCGAAGACGATGAGGACGTGCTTGCCGCCGTACATCCAGTGCTGGCCGATGGCCGAGCCGGTGTACGGAGCCAGGTACTTGAAGCCGGCGGGGTCGGAGGCCGGAGCCGCGACGATGGTGGTGTACTCCATCGCGCCGGCGTCCTCGAGCGCGCCCTTCACCGAGGCGATGGTCGAGCCCTTCTGGCCGATCGCGACGTAGATGCAGCGGACCTGCTTGTTGACGTCGCCCGAATCCCAGTTGGCCTTCTGGTTGATGATCGTGTCGATCGCGATGGCCGTCTTGCCGGTCTGGCGGTCGCCGATGATCAGCTGACGCTGGCCGCGGCCGACGGGGATCATCGCGTCGATGGCCTTGATGCCGGTCTGGAGCGGCTCGTGCACCGACTTGCGCTGCATGACGCCGGGCGCCTGGAGCTCGAGCTCGCGGCGGCCCTCGCTGGCGATGTCGCCGAGGCCGTCGATCGGGTTGCCGAGCGGGTCGACGACGCGGCCGAGGTAGCCGTCGCCGACCGGGACGGAGAGGACCTCGCCGGTGCGGGTCACCTCCATGCCCTCGACGATCTCGTCGAACTCGCCGAGCACGACGACGCCGATCTCGTTCTCGTCCAGGTTCTGGGCGAGGCCGAGGGTGCCGTTCGCGAAGCGGATGAGCTCGTTGGCCATCACGCTGGGGAGTCCCTCGACGTGCGCGATGCCGTCCGAGGCGTCCAGGACGTGGCCGATCTCGGTGGCCTCGGCGCCCGCAGGCTCGTAGGCGCTGACGAAGTCCTTGAGCGCGTCGCGGATCTCGTCGGGGCTGATCTGAATGTCTGCCATTGTGATTCCTATCTTGAGGCGGTCAGCCCGCCAGCTGAAGCCGGAGTTCGGCCAGACGCGACGCGATGCTTCCATCGATGACGTCGTCACCGATCTGTACGCGAAGTCCGCCGATGATCGAGGGGTCGACGACCTGGTTGATCCGGAGGTCGCCGTAGGTGGCACTGAGCACCGAGCGCAGGCGCTCGGCCTGGGCCTCGGGGAGCGGTGTCGCGGCGTAGACCGTCGCGATGGTCTCGCCGCTCTGAGCCGCCACGGTGCGGGCGGCGGCGCGAAGGGATTCGCGGATGCTCCGGCCGCGGGGCTGGTCGACGAGCTGACGCACGATGGCGACCGTCTCCTTCGACGCCCGTCCACCGAGCAGACGCTGCACCAGCGCGACCTTGGAGTCGGCCGTCGCGAGCTTGCTGCGCAGGGCGAGCTCGAGGCTCGCATCGGAGGTCACGGCGCCCCCGAAGACGAACAGCTCGGACACGATGTCGACGTCGCGCGGCGCGGAGGAGGCGATCGCACGGATCCCCAGCTCTTCGATCGCGGCCAGCAGATCGTTCTGCGACGACCACCGCTGGGCGGTCACCACGGTGAGCAGCTGGACGGCAGGCGCCGACAGCGAGGCGAAGACGCGCTTCACCAGCACGGTCTTGCCCTCGGCCAGCACCGTCGGGTCGCTGAGGACAGCCCGGAGCTGGGCGGAGTCGGCGACGACCCGTCCTGCGGCGAACAGGTCCTCAGCCGTCGCCAGATCGGCCTGGGAGCCCAGCTCGGCGAGAGCCGAGACGGACCGGGCCAATGCTTCTCTGGTGGCGCTTCCCATCAGTTGCCCGATCCTGCCTTCTGGTCTGCCTGAGCCTTCTCCTCGGCCTCTAGGTCCGCCAGGAAGCGGTCCACGATGGCCTGCGCACGCCGGTCCTCGTCGAGCGACTCGCGCACGACGGTCGACGCGAGGTCGATCGCCAGCGAGCCGACCTCGCCACGGAGCTGGACGAGCGCCGTCTGGCGCTCGGCCTCGAGCTGTGCCTGAGCCTGCGCGGTCACGCGGGCGGCCTCGGTCGCGGCGGCCTCGCGGGCCTCTGCGACGATCTTCTGCCCATCGGCACGAGCGGTCTCGCGGATCTTGCCTGCCTCTGCGCGCGCCTCGGCGAGCTGAGCGGTGTACTCCTCGAGCAGGGCCTCGGCCTTGCGCTGAGCCTCGTCGGCCTTCTCGATGTTGCCCTCGATCGCCTCTGCACGCTCATCCAGCAGCTTCTTCATGCGCGGAAGCACGAGCCTCCAGAAGAAGAACAGGATGATGATGAAGCAGATCAGCGCACCGATGACATCCGGCCACTCGGGGATGATCGGGTTGTGCGACTGCTCCTCCGCCGCGGCGATGACCATACTGTTCAGCATGGTTCCTCCTTATTGAAGTGAGATAAAGAGGGACTAGACGAAGATGAAGCCGACAGCGATACCGATGAACGCGAGCGCCTCGGTGAACGCGATACCGATGTACATCAGGACCTGGAGACGGCCGGCCAGCTCGGGCTGACGGGCGACGCCCTCGATGGTCTTGCCGACGACGATACCGACGCCGATGGCCGGGCCGATGGCGGCGAGGCCGTAACCGACGGTGGCGATGTTGCCGGAGATTGCAGCGATGTCCACTGTGTGTTTCCTTCCGTGATGGCGATCCGTGCGGGTGCGCGGATCGTTCTTAGTGTTCCTCGGCGACTGCCAGCTGGATGTAGACAGCCGTGAGCAGTGCGAAGACGTAGGCCTGGAGGAGTGCTACCAGGATTTCGAACAGGGTGAAGGCGAAGCCGAAGGCGAACGTGACCGCGCCGAAGAGCGACCACCAGCTGCCCGCGGTGAAGATGAAGAAGGACGTCGCCGTGAAGAACAGGACGAGGAGCAGGTGCCCGACGACCATGTTCATCAGAAGTCGGAGCGTCAGCGTGATCGGACGCAGGATGAACGTCGAGATGAACTCGATCGGAGTCACCAGGATGTAGAGGAACCACGGCACCCCGGGCGGGAACAGCGCGTTACGGAAGAAGTTCTTTGGGCTGTTCTTGATGCCGGCGTAGATGAACGCGAAGTACGCGGAGACAGCCAGCACGAGCGGAACGCCGATCACCGAGGTGCCCGCGATGTTCAGGAACGGGATGATGCCCGTCAGGTTGAAGAACAGCGCCATGAAGAAGATGGTGGTGAGCAGGGGAAGCCAGCGACGGCCGTCCTTGCGGCCCAGCAGGTCTTCTGCGATGTTCACCCGGACGAAGTCGAGACCCATCTCGACGACCGACTGGAAGCGGCCGGGGATGACCTTCATGCGACGCGTGCCGAACCAGAACACGAGGAGCAGCACGAGGGTGGCGAACAGCCGGATGAAGAAGATTCGGTTGAACTCGAGGCCACCGATGGTGAACAGGGTCGGGGGGAAGAACTCGTTGATCGACGGACCATGGAAGCTTCCATCATCGGAGCTTGCGGCCTGGACCAGCAGGTTCACAGCGTTAGCTAACAGCGCTATCTCCTGTTTCGGGGCGTCGAGCTCAGAGCTCTCGCGACGACGAACGGTGGGACACCCTGCACTACTCGCACTATGGAGTTCTTCGCGCGAACGGGTGGGGGATCACTGACAACTCTACAAGAGTTTTCAGCCCATAACGAATTGGATACGGGTCAGCGCTTCTCACCCGGAAGGGTGACGTCGCTGACGTACGGGACGCGTGATCGGAACACGACGATCATGTCGACCACCAACGACCCGATGACGCCCGCGATGAGGCTCAGGAACAGCACGACGGAGTTGATCCAGGGCTGGTCGCGCAGAACGATCGCGAGCACGAGGAACAGCACGAATTTGACGATCCAGCCGCCGAGAACGATCCCGAAGAACAGCCCGACGAAGAGGTCGGAGCCGATGAAGCGGTTGGCGATCAGGATGCTCAGCGCCGTGATCGAGAGGAACACCGCGGCCATGGCCGTCCCGATGAGGGCGCTGGTGACACCGACCCAGCCGGCGAACAGGCCGCCGAGCAGCATCCCGACGATGGCGATCGCGCCGGCAAGGATGAGGCCGTACTTGAGGACGTCGCGGAGGACGGCGTTGGAGCTCGGCTGCGCGGGGGGCTGTGCAGGAGCCGCGTCGGGCTGGTGGGTCATCGGGGCTCCTCGGTGAGAGTCGGGGTGGTGGCTTTGCCGGCCGCCGCGGGCGCCGAGCGCTCGCTCGCCTCATCCAGCTGGTCGAAGCGGGCGGTCTCAGCCGCTTCGCGGCTGCCGGCGGGGGCGAGCTCGGCGACGGCCTCGTTCGCCTTGCGGCGGCTGAGGGGCGCCAGCGTGAAGGCGGTGCAGACGACGAGTCCGATGGCGATGAACACGATCGCCATCCAGTACGGGTCGAAGAAGAACAGCAGGCAGCCGATCGACAGCACGGCGGTCCATGCGTAGAAGATCAGCACGGCGTGCAGGTGCGTGTGGCCCATGTCGAGCAGACGGTGGTGCAGGTGCTTGCGGTCCGCGCTGAACGGCGACTTGCCGGCGCGGAGACGCCGGATGACCGCGAGCCCGAAGTCGAGCAGGGGCACGACGAGCACGGCGAACGGGAGGATCACGGGGATGAACGCGGGCACCAGCGACGACTTGCCGAGCGTCTGCAGCGCCTCCGGGTTGATCGTGCCGGTCACCGAGATCGCGGAGGTCGCCATGAGCAGGCCGATGAGCAGCGCTCCGGCATCGCCCATGAACATCTTCGCCGGGTGCCAGTTGAGCGGCAGGAAGCCCGCGCACGCACCGACCAGGATCGCGGCGATCACGCCCGCGAGGCTGAAGTAGTTCTGGGGGCTGATCTCGCGCTGCAGCAGATACGTGTACACGAGGAACGTGCCGTTCGCGATGAGGGCGACCCCGGCGACCAGACCGTCCAGCCCGTCGATGAAGTTGATCGCGTTCATCACGAGCACGATGGCGAACAGCGTGATGATGATCGACATCACCGGCGATCCGACGGTGAGGCCGTTGATCGGCAGCGAGTAGATCTGCACGCCGAGCCACGCGACCAGTCCCGCCGCCACGAACTGCCCGGCCAGCTTGGTCATCCAGTCGAGGTCCCAGATGTCGTCGGCGACGCCGATCACGACGATCAGCAGAGACGCCCCGAGGATGGCGAGGATCGGGCCCTGGTCGGAGAAGATCAGCCCGAGCACGCCGAACTGGCTCGAAAGGAGCCAGGAGACGCCGAAGGCCACCAGGATGCCGAGGAACATCGCGACGCCGCCGAGC
This region of Leifsonia sp. fls2-241-R2A-40a genomic DNA includes:
- a CDS encoding MraY family glycosyltransferase, with product MTLLLALALISAVITFGMSWVVYKLAMRYKLYPKIRARDVHTRPTPRLGGVAMFLGILVAFGVSWLLSSQFGVLGLIFSDQGPILAILGASLLIVVIGVADDIWDLDWMTKLAGQFVAAGLVAWLGVQIYSLPINGLTVGSPVMSIIITLFAIVLVMNAINFIDGLDGLVAGVALIANGTFLVYTYLLQREISPQNYFSLAGVIAAILVGACAGFLPLNWHPAKMFMGDAGALLIGLLMATSAISVTGTINPEALQTLGKSSLVPAFIPVILPFAVLVVPLLDFGLAVIRRLRAGKSPFSADRKHLHHRLLDMGHTHLHAVLIFYAWTAVLSIGCLLFFFDPYWMAIVFIAIGLVVCTAFTLAPLSRRKANEAVAELAPAGSREAAETARFDQLDEASERSAPAAAGKATTPTLTEEPR
- a CDS encoding F0F1 ATP synthase subunit delta: MGSATREALARSVSALAELGSQADLATAEDLFAAGRVVADSAQLRAVLSDPTVLAEGKTVLVKRVFASLSAPAVQLLTVVTAQRWSSQNDLLAAIEELGIRAIASSAPRDVDIVSELFVFGGAVTSDASLELALRSKLATADSKVALVQRLLGGRASKETVAIVRQLVDQPRGRSIRESLRAAARTVAAQSGETIATVYAATPLPEAQAERLRSVLSATYGDLRINQVVDPSIIGGLRVQIGDDVIDGSIASRLAELRLQLAG
- a CDS encoding F0F1 ATP synthase subunit epsilon, whose product is MAVLNVSVVAADHEVWSGEASMVVARTVEGQIGILPGHEPLLAILAEGEVRVTLNGGESITASADDGFLSVENNTVTVVARQAELV
- the atpE gene encoding F0F1 ATP synthase subunit C, yielding MDIAAISGNIATVGYGLAAIGPAIGVGIVVGKTIEGVARQPELAGRLQVLMYIGIAFTEALAFIGIAVGFIFV
- the atpB gene encoding F0F1 ATP synthase subunit A, yielding MNLLVQAASSDDGSFHGPSINEFFPPTLFTIGGLEFNRIFFIRLFATLVLLLVFWFGTRRMKVIPGRFQSVVEMGLDFVRVNIAEDLLGRKDGRRWLPLLTTIFFMALFFNLTGIIPFLNIAGTSVIGVPLVLAVSAYFAFIYAGIKNSPKNFFRNALFPPGVPWFLYILVTPIEFISTFILRPITLTLRLLMNMVVGHLLLVLFFTATSFFIFTAGSWWSLFGAVTFAFGFAFTLFEILVALLQAYVFALLTAVYIQLAVAEEH
- a CDS encoding peroxide stress protein YaaA, producing MLILLPPSETKRDGGAGSPLALEHLRFPSLTAVRTDVVSALVELAADHESAVKALKLGPKQAGEVERNRTLRTAPTMRALERYTGVLYDALDAGSLSEREWAVAADAVAVQSALLGLVGAADPIPAYRLSFDSRLSLHHGAASLKKRWATAGAAALAEQDGLLLDLRSAGYAALAPLPDREGAHYVRVLARDETGHVRALNHFNKQAKGLLARALVEAGAAFESTADLLAWAAAEGYELRLTGDGSRDLELVVPEVRGEPGRLMAALRV
- the atpA gene encoding F0F1 ATP synthase subunit alpha, producing the protein MADIQISPDEIRDALKDFVSAYEPAGAEATEIGHVLDASDGIAHVEGLPSVMANELIRFANGTLGLAQNLDENEIGVVVLGEFDEIVEGMEVTRTGEVLSVPVGDGYLGRVVDPLGNPIDGLGDIASEGRRELELQAPGVMQRKSVHEPLQTGIKAIDAMIPVGRGQRQLIIGDRQTGKTAIAIDTIINQKANWDSGDVNKQVRCIYVAIGQKGSTIASVKGALEDAGAMEYTTIVAAPASDPAGFKYLAPYTGSAIGQHWMYGGKHVLIVFDDLSKQAEAYRAVSLLLRRPPGREAYPGDVFYLHSRLLERCAKLSDELGAGSMTGLPIIETKANDVSAYIPTNVISITDGQIFLQSDLFNANQRPAVDVGISVSRVGGDAQVKSIKKVSGTLKLELAQYRSLEAFAMFASDLDAASRRQLARGARLTELLKQPQYSPYPVEEQVVSIWAGTNGKLDEVAVEDVLRFESELLDHLRRNSDILTTLRETNVLDDDTVSKLDSEVDAFKLEFQTGEGKPLASVGREEFQAIDEDQVDQERIVKARR
- a CDS encoding ATP-binding protein produces the protein MSGQQGAPLERQFGDVRVPMLVAMAGLPGSGKSTIAEILAGRIGATVISVDPIEAAILHAGIDSDQPTGLAAYLVAETMAEQVLLSGHSVVVDAVNAVEPARLQWRDLAERCDVKLRIVETVCSDPALHEDRLAKRTGIVAAYAVEQSVDEYDEWRGVCGSLPRVTLDTAAPLGGNVDAAVGFVED
- the atpD gene encoding F0F1 ATP synthase subunit beta, translating into MTTATAEAQASTAQPGVGRIARVTGPVVDIEFPHDAIPGIYNALKTTITIGEESTEITLEVAQHLGDDLVRAIALKPTDGLVRGGEVRDTGAPISVPVGDVTKGKVFNVTGDILNLEPGEKVEISERWPIHRQPPAFDQLESKTQLFETGIKVIDLLTPYVQGGKIGLFGGAGVGKTVLIQEMIQRVAQDHGGVSVFAGVGERTREGNDLIHEMEEAGVFDKTALVFGQMDEPPGTRLRVALSALTMAEYFRDVQKQDVLLFIDNIFRFTQAGSEVSTLLGRMPSAVGYQPNLADEMGLLQERITSTRGHSITSLQAIYVPADDYTDPAPATTFAHLDATTELSREIASKGLYPAVDPLTSTSRILDPRYLGEDHYRVATTVKQILQKNKELQEIIAILGVDELSEEDKITVSRARRIQQFLSQNTYMAKKFTGVEGSTVPLKETIESFDAIAKGEFDHVAEQAFFNVGAISDVEEKWAQIQKENG
- a CDS encoding F0F1 ATP synthase subunit gamma; its protein translation is MGAQLRVYRQKIRSAQTTKKITRAMELISASRIQKAQARVAASSPYARAITRAVSAVATYSNVEHVLTTEPEKIERAAIVIFSSDRGLAGAFNSNVLKESEKLAELLRSQGKEVVYFLVGRKAQGYFSFRRRGFERVWTGNTDSPEFEQAKEVADAILESFLRDASDGGVDEIHIIYNRFVSMLTQEPQVVRLLPLEVVEGVEEPDRTQVLPLYEFEPDVGTVLDALLPVYIESRIFNAMLQSAASKHAATQKAMKAASDNADKLITDYTRLANNARQAEITQQISEIVGGADALSSAK
- a CDS encoding F0F1 ATP synthase subunit B, whose amino-acid sequence is MLNSMVIAAAEEQSHNPIIPEWPDVIGALICFIIILFFFWRLVLPRMKKLLDERAEAIEGNIEKADEAQRKAEALLEEYTAQLAEARAEAGKIRETARADGQKIVAEAREAAATEAARVTAQAQAQLEAERQTALVQLRGEVGSLAIDLASTVVRESLDEDRRAQAIVDRFLADLEAEEKAQADQKAGSGN